The segment GGGCGAAGGCATCGATTGGTCGACGGCCGAGGCGCTGGCTTTCGGCGCCATCCTGCTCGACGGCAATCCGGTCCGGCTGTCGGGCCAGGATTCGGAGCGCGGCACGTTCTCGCAACGCCACTCCGTGCTCTACGACCAGCGCGACGAGACACGCTACATCCCGCTCAACAATCTGTCGGCGGCGCAGGCCGGTTTCGAGGTCATCAACTCGATGCTGTCGGAAGAGGCCGTGCTCGGCTTCGAATATGGCTACAGCCTGGCTGAGCCGAAGGCGCTGACGCTTTGGGAAGCGCAGTTCGGCGATTTCGCCAACGGCGCCCAGGTGGTGTTCGACCAGTTCATCTCGTCGGGCGAGCGCAAGTGGCTCAGAATGTCGGGCCTCGTCTGCCTCCTGCCGCATGGCTATGAAGGCCAGGGGCCGGAGCATTCGTCGGCCAGGCTCGAGCGCTTCCTGCAGCTTTGCGCCGAAGACAACATGCAGGTGGCCTACTGCACGACGCCGGCCAACTACTTCCACATCCTGCGCCGGCAGTTGAAGCGGGATTTCCGCAAGCCGCTGATCCTGATGACGCCGAAGTCGCTGCTGCGCCACAAGCGGGCGGTGTCGACGCTGCCGGAGATGTCGGGCGAAAGCGCATTCCACCGGCTGTTGTGGGACGATGCCCAACAGCTCCCCGGCCAGGCGATCAAGCTCACCAAGGATTCGAAGATCCGCCGCGTCGTGCTCTGCTCGGGCAAGGTCTATTACGACCTCTACGAGGAGCGCGAGAAGCGCGGCATCAACGACATCTATCTGCTGCGCGTCGAACAGCTCTATCCGTTCCCGGCCAAGGCGCTGATCACCGAACTGTCACGCTTCCGCAACGCCGAGATGGTGTGGTGCCAGGAGGAGCCCAAGAACATGGGCGCCTGGTCGTTCATCGATCCGTATCTGGAATGGGTGCTGGCGCATATCGACGCCAAGCATCAGCGGGTGCGCTATACCGGCCGGCCGGCCGCCGCGTCGCCGGCGACCGGGTTGATGTCGAAGCATCTCGCCCAGCTTGCCGCCTTGCTCGAAGACGCGCTTGGTGAATAGAACAGAGTTCGGCGAATAGAACAGAACCGACAGAAAAACGGACAGGCACAATGGCTACCGAAATCCGCGTCCCCACTCTTGGCGAATCCGTCACCGAGGCGACCATCGGCAAATGGTTCAAGAAAGTGGGCGACGCGATCGCCACCGACGAGCCGTTGGTCGAGCTCGAAACCGACAAGGTAACGGTCGAAGTGCCGGCCGCGGCCGCAGGAACGCTCAGCGAGATCGCCGTCAAGGAAGGCGAGACGGTCGAAGTCGGCGCTTTGCTCGGCATGATTTCGGCGGGCAACGGGGCAAAGGCGGCAGCACCCGAACCCGCGAAGCCGCCAACGTCTGAACCGAAGCAGGACGCGGTATCGCAGGCCTCTGCGCCGACCGCCGCAGCCACCGTCAAGCAAGCTGCGGCCGAGACCGCCAAGATCGCCGGCGATGCCGGGCCGATCGAGGCGCGCGCGATGCCGCCGGCGCCAGCGGCGGCGAAGCTGCTGGCCGAGAGCAATCTCGCGGTCGACCAGATCTCGGGTTCCGGCAAGCGCGGCCAGGTGCTTAAGGGCGACGTGCTCGACGCGATCGCCAGGGGCGCTCCATCGCAGCCGGCCGAGACGCCGAAGGCCCCTGCGCCGGCCGCCGCCCGTGCGCCGTCCTCTGCCGACGACGCGTCGCGAGAAGAGCGGGTGCGCATGACCAAGCTGCGGCAGACCATCGCCCGCCGCCTCAAGGAAGCGCAGTCGACCGCCGCCATGCTGACCACCTTCAACGAGGTGGATATGAGCGCGGTGATGGCGCTCAGGACCAAATACAAGGACGTGTTCGAGAAGAAGCACCGCGTCAAGCTGGGCTTCATGGGCTTCTTCACCAAGGCCGTCACCCATGCGCTGAAGGAAATCCCTTCCGTCAATGCCGAGATCGACGGCACCGACATCATCTTCAAGAACTACGCCCATATCGGCGTCGCCGTCGGCACCGAAAAGGGCCTCGTCGTGCCGGTGGTGCGCGACGCCGACCAGATGGGAATAGCCGAGATCGAGAAGGAGATCGGCCGGCTGGGCATTGCTGCGCGTGACGGCAAGCTTTCCGTGGCGGATATGCAAGGTGGTACGTTTACGATTTCCAACGGCGGCGTCTACGGGTCGCTGATGTCGACGCCGATCCTCAACGCGCCGCAGTCGGGCATCCTGGGCATGCACAAGATCCAGGAGCGGCCGGTGGTGGTCGGCGGCCAGATCGTGATCCGGCCGATGATGTATCTGGCGCTCTCCTACGATCACCGCATCGTCGACGGTAAGGAAGCGGTGACCTTCCTGGTGCGGGTCAAGGAAAGCCTGGAGGATCCGGAGCGACTGGTGCTCGATCTCTAGCCCGGTCGAGGTGAGCCGGAGAATGGATCTGCGCCACCGAATGAGCTCCTCTCGTTTGCATTCCGGAGTGTTTTTCACGCTGTGCGCGGCCGGCGTTGCGTTGACGGCATCGGCAGCCTTTGCCGCATGCCCGCTCGAACTCGCCGTCTATGGCGATGCCGAAAATGCGGCCGAGATCGATTTCAGGCCGACCGAGGGATCGGCTGTGGTCACCAACACCTTCAAGATGGTGCTCGATAACGATGTCGTGCTCGACGGCATCGTCATGTGGACGCAAGGCGTGGCGCGGCCGCATGGTTCGCTGATGTACAAATGCCCGACAGGCGACGTCACCGGCGATGAACTCGCCGCCTGCACGCTCTGGGAGGGGGTCGTCTACAGTGCGGATGACAAGGGCAACGTCGCTCTGCTGCCGGCCGAAGTCGTGGACGCGCCGAAGACCCTGATCTTTCCCGACCTCGGACCGTCGCTGCAGAGGTCGACCGCCTATGGCGCCAACGGGTTTTCAAAGGTGCCGTGGGATGTTTTTTCGTTGAAGGGCTGTCAGGAATGAGCGCGGCAAAAGTGCTGCTGGTGACCGGCGGCGGCCGCGGCATCGGCGCTGCCACATCCAGGCTTGCCGCCAAGGCTGGATACCGCGTCGCGATCAACTACGCATCGAACGAGGCCGCCGCCGCCGCGCTTGTCCAGGCGATCGAACAGGCCGGCGGCGAAGCGCTGGCCATCAAGGGCGACGTTGGCAGCGAGGCCGAGATCCAGGCGATGTTCGAGAGGATCGATCATGTCTTCGGGCCGCTCGATGCGCTCGTCAACAACGCTGGCGTCGTCGACCAGAGGGCGCGTGTCGAGGAAATGAGCGGAGCACGGTTGGAGCGCATGATGCGCATCAACGTCATTGGCTCCATGCTCTGTGCCCGCGAAGCGGTGAAGCGCATGTCGACCAGCCATGGCGGCAACGGCGGCGCCATCGTGAATGTCTCCTCGATTGCAGCGAGAATTGGCGGGCCGGGCGAATATGTCGACTACGCTGCCTCGAAGGGCGCGATCGATTCCTTCACGATCGGCCTGGCGCGCGAAGTGGCCGGCGAAGGCATTCGCGTCAACGCGGTCAGTCCAGGGATTGTCGATACCGAAATTCATGCCTCCGGCGGACAGCCGGATCGCGTCGAGAGGATGCGTCACGGCGTGCCTATGCAAAGGGCGGGGACCACCGAAGAGGTCGCCGCGGCAATTCTCTGGCTCCTGTCGGACGGGGCGTCCTATACGACAGGCGCGAATTTGGAAGTGGGCGGCGGCCGCTAATCCCAGCCAAGGCTGAGTGCAGACCAGAAGGACAAATCATGGCTTATGACGTCGTTATCATCGGATCGGGACCAGGCGGCTATGTCTGCGCCATCAAGGCGGCACAGCTCGGCCTGAAAACGGCGGTGGTCGAGAAGAACCCGACCTTCGGCGGCACCTGCCTCAATATCGGCTGCATCCCGTCCAAG is part of the Mesorhizobium sp. L-2-11 genome and harbors:
- a CDS encoding SDR family oxidoreductase, encoding MSAAKVLLVTGGGRGIGAATSRLAAKAGYRVAINYASNEAAAAALVQAIEQAGGEALAIKGDVGSEAEIQAMFERIDHVFGPLDALVNNAGVVDQRARVEEMSGARLERMMRINVIGSMLCAREAVKRMSTSHGGNGGAIVNVSSIAARIGGPGEYVDYAASKGAIDSFTIGLAREVAGEGIRVNAVSPGIVDTEIHASGGQPDRVERMRHGVPMQRAGTTEEVAAAILWLLSDGASYTTGANLEVGGGR
- the odhB gene encoding 2-oxoglutarate dehydrogenase complex dihydrolipoyllysine-residue succinyltransferase, producing MATEIRVPTLGESVTEATIGKWFKKVGDAIATDEPLVELETDKVTVEVPAAAAGTLSEIAVKEGETVEVGALLGMISAGNGAKAAAPEPAKPPTSEPKQDAVSQASAPTAAATVKQAAAETAKIAGDAGPIEARAMPPAPAAAKLLAESNLAVDQISGSGKRGQVLKGDVLDAIARGAPSQPAETPKAPAPAAARAPSSADDASREERVRMTKLRQTIARRLKEAQSTAAMLTTFNEVDMSAVMALRTKYKDVFEKKHRVKLGFMGFFTKAVTHALKEIPSVNAEIDGTDIIFKNYAHIGVAVGTEKGLVVPVVRDADQMGIAEIEKEIGRLGIAARDGKLSVADMQGGTFTISNGGVYGSLMSTPILNAPQSGILGMHKIQERPVVVGGQIVIRPMMYLALSYDHRIVDGKEAVTFLVRVKESLEDPERLVLDL